Proteins encoded in a region of the Ancylobacter sp. SL191 genome:
- a CDS encoding response regulator transcription factor, with product MRLLVVEDDRDAADYLRKAFREAGHVVDIAGDGEEGLALALDGGYDVLIVDRMLPRRDGLSLISELRGRGDKTPALILSALGQVDDRVTGLRAGGDDYLPKPYAFSELLARVEALARRGGPQATDTVYRVADLELDRLAHRVTRGGQEIVLQPREFRLLEYLMRHAGQVVTRTMLLENVWDYHFDPQTNVIDVHVSRLRSKIDKGFDPPLLHTVRGAGYIVRDVAR from the coding sequence ATGCGCCTGCTCGTCGTGGAAGATGATCGCGATGCCGCCGACTATCTGCGCAAGGCGTTCCGCGAGGCCGGCCATGTGGTGGACATTGCCGGTGATGGCGAGGAAGGACTCGCCCTGGCGCTGGACGGGGGCTACGACGTGCTGATCGTCGACCGTATGCTTCCGCGCCGCGACGGGCTCTCGCTGATCTCGGAGCTGCGCGGGCGCGGCGACAAGACGCCGGCGCTCATTCTTTCCGCCCTTGGGCAGGTCGATGACCGCGTGACCGGCCTGCGCGCCGGCGGCGACGATTATCTGCCGAAGCCCTATGCCTTCTCCGAGTTGCTCGCCCGCGTCGAGGCGCTCGCCCGTCGCGGAGGGCCGCAGGCGACGGACACGGTGTACCGCGTCGCCGATCTCGAACTCGACCGGCTGGCGCATCGCGTCACCCGCGGCGGGCAGGAAATCGTGCTGCAACCCCGCGAGTTCCGCCTGCTTGAATATCTCATGCGCCATGCCGGGCAGGTGGTGACGCGCACCATGCTGCTGGAGAATGTGTGGGACTATCATTTCGACCCGCAGACCAACGTGATCGACGTTCACGTCTCGCGCCTGCGCTCGAAGATCGACAAGGGCTTCGATCCGCCGCTGCTCCATACGGTGCGCGGCGCGGGATATATCGTCCGTGACGTCGCTCGCTAG
- a CDS encoding DUF4258 domain-containing protein produces the protein MARLRFSAHILDVMEERGIAAEWVERTLSEPEWVEPDLADPELRRAFRAIQERGDRILRVVYRDDGDALFAVTAFFDRGARRP, from the coding sequence GTGGCACGGCTTCGCTTCAGCGCCCATATCCTCGACGTGATGGAGGAACGGGGCATAGCGGCTGAGTGGGTGGAACGCACCCTGTCGGAGCCTGAGTGGGTTGAACCCGATCTTGCAGACCCGGAACTCCGTCGCGCCTTCCGGGCCATACAGGAGCGCGGCGACAGAATTTTGCGTGTAGTCTATCGCGATGACGGCGATGCACTTTTCGCCGTCACCGCTTTTTTTGATCGCGGAGCGCGGCGGCCATGA
- a CDS encoding cytochrome c-type biogenesis protein, whose protein sequence is MRRSLLALSLSLALLSGPALAVQPDEILPDAAQEARARELSKELRCLVCQNQSIDDSDAPLAKDLRLLVRERIEAGDSNQQVLDFLVARYGEFVLLRPTFHGANLLLWAAPFAVLLIGAAGAVIAYRRRRASTEPAAPLSPEEEARLRTALGEPDPASADLTKV, encoded by the coding sequence ATGCGGCGCAGCTTGCTCGCTCTGAGCCTTTCCCTCGCCCTTTTGTCCGGGCCGGCGCTGGCCGTGCAGCCGGACGAGATCCTGCCCGATGCGGCGCAGGAGGCGCGGGCGCGCGAGCTTTCCAAGGAGCTGCGCTGCCTCGTCTGCCAGAACCAGTCCATCGACGATTCCGATGCCCCGCTCGCCAAGGATCTGCGCCTGCTCGTGCGCGAGCGTATCGAGGCGGGCGACAGCAACCAGCAGGTGCTGGATTTTCTCGTCGCCCGCTATGGCGAGTTCGTGCTGCTGCGCCCGACCTTCCATGGCGCCAATCTGCTGCTCTGGGCGGCGCCCTTCGCGGTGCTGCTGATCGGCGCGGCTGGCGCCGTCATCGCCTATCGCCGCCGCCGCGCGAGCACGGAACCCGCGGCGCCGCTCTCGCCGGAGGAAGAAGCGCGGCTGCGCACCGCGCTCGGCGAGCCCGATCCCGCAAGCGCTGACCTTACAAAAGTTTAA
- a CDS encoding sensor histidine kinase, whose product MTSLARLIRSTAFKLIAAYILVFAVFAGSVIAYLGWHTQRLVTRQAVEAIESDIRFMQGQFERGGVSRLVQVVNRRSRAPDAGLLLVTSFNGEPLAGNVLNLPLNFLDKEGWREIDYVGSDEQSAPPSRALVNVIFLPGEFRLLIGRDVVEREELRKIIIGPALWGLGLLVLMGIAGGLFVTRRVLKRIDRMTATSEVIMAGNLSRRLEVDGTGDEFDRLALSLNAMLERIEALMAGLKEVSDNIAHDLKTPLTRLRNRAEDALRTARSDGEWRAATEQTIDESDGLIRTFDALLMIARAEAGQASASMVRADLAAMVEGVAELYEPVADENGLDLVVEAQGPLPVQAVRELVAQALSNLIDNAIKYSTPEVPGERRQIRIEARRLESKARLVVSDQGPGIAEADRARVLERFVRLEASRTRPGFGLGLSLVAAVVRLHGGTIVLESNNPGLAVIIELPLDADEGAV is encoded by the coding sequence GTGACGTCGCTCGCTAGGCTGATCCGTTCCACCGCCTTCAAACTGATCGCGGCCTATATCCTCGTCTTTGCGGTCTTCGCCGGCTCGGTCATCGCCTATCTCGGCTGGCACACGCAGCGCCTCGTCACCCGCCAGGCGGTGGAAGCGATCGAGAGCGACATCCGCTTCATGCAGGGACAGTTCGAGCGCGGTGGCGTCAGCCGGCTCGTGCAGGTGGTCAACCGCCGCTCGCGCGCCCCCGATGCCGGCCTCCTCTTGGTCACCAGCTTCAATGGCGAGCCGCTCGCCGGCAATGTGCTGAACCTGCCGCTGAACTTCCTCGACAAGGAGGGGTGGCGCGAGATCGACTATGTCGGTTCCGACGAGCAGTCTGCCCCGCCCAGCCGCGCGCTGGTGAATGTCATCTTCCTCCCCGGCGAATTCCGTCTGCTCATCGGTCGCGACGTGGTCGAGCGCGAGGAACTGCGCAAGATCATCATCGGGCCGGCGCTGTGGGGGCTCGGGCTCCTCGTGCTCATGGGCATCGCCGGTGGCCTGTTCGTCACGCGGCGCGTGCTGAAGCGCATCGACCGGATGACCGCGACCTCCGAGGTCATCATGGCCGGTAATCTCTCGCGCCGGCTGGAGGTGGATGGCACGGGCGACGAGTTCGACCGGCTGGCCCTCAGCCTCAACGCCATGCTGGAGCGCATTGAGGCGCTGATGGCGGGGCTGAAAGAGGTCTCCGACAACATCGCCCATGACCTTAAGACACCCCTTACCCGCTTGCGCAACCGGGCCGAGGACGCGCTGCGCACGGCGCGGAGCGATGGCGAGTGGCGCGCCGCCACCGAGCAGACCATCGACGAATCCGACGGGCTGATCCGTACCTTCGACGCCCTGCTGATGATCGCCCGCGCCGAGGCTGGCCAAGCCAGCGCCTCCATGGTTCGCGCGGACCTCGCCGCCATGGTCGAGGGCGTCGCCGAGCTCTATGAGCCGGTGGCGGACGAGAACGGGCTCGACCTCGTGGTCGAGGCGCAAGGCCCCCTTCCGGTGCAGGCTGTGCGCGAACTGGTGGCGCAGGCGCTCTCCAACCTGATCGATAACGCGATCAAGTACAGCACGCCGGAGGTGCCCGGCGAGCGCCGGCAGATCCGCATCGAGGCCCGGCGGCTGGAGAGCAAGGCGCGGCTGGTGGTGAGCGATCAGGGGCCCGGCATCGCCGAGGCGGACCGCGCCCGCGTGCTGGAACGTTTCGTCCGGCTGGAAGCGAGCCGGACGCGCCCGGGCTTCGGTCTCGGCCTCTCGCTGGTGGCGGCGGTGGTGCGCCTGCATGGCGGCACGATCGTGCTTGAGAGCAACAATCCGGGCCTCGCGGTGATTATCGAGCTGCCGCTCGATGCGGATGAGGGGGCGGTCTGA
- a CDS encoding bifunctional [glutamine synthetase] adenylyltransferase/[glutamine synthetase]-adenylyl-L-tyrosine phosphorylase has product MAEKHASRTPEQGNVRAADALAASVRASVHGSLAARLRLEKGSRIPAKPPAALRALFDAADPAIRDRLDALLAAYPGARGVLARVVGHSPFLTELIRLDPARLVAILESDPMQALAEGRAAMQAAVAASTEDSGVATALRRLRAQSALTIALADIGDVLDLTAVTAELTATADAAIAAATDFLLREAHAEGKLRRGEAAGCGYTLLAMGKHGAGELNYSSDVDLIVLYDPEAAPLAERVEAAPFFVRLTQRLVRLIQERTADGYVARVDLRLRPDPASTPVAVSVEAALDYYEREGATWERAAYIKARPIAGDIALGEAFLRQLSPFVWRRSLDWAAVADVHAMKQDIHAFRGHGAIAVEGHNVKLGRGGIREIEFFAQTQQLIAGGRDPDLRTPRTLEALARLARTGWIGEEARAELDEAYHFLRRVEHRLQMVADAQTHSLPEDEEALADFARFMGYAKLLIFARALTERLTCVQDHYARLFEDAPPRAAVEGRLDFPPEKDDRETLATLHKLGYAEPLAASALVRGWMGGEYRALRPKHVRAELAAIVPLLLDALARGGAPDAALIAADRFFQEMPTALRLMPALVHNPDLVRLLATILGTAPRLGEMLAHRPSLIDALLDPSFFGPLPDEAALTGRLDRELEFAENEEDLLDRARRFRQEQHVLIGVRILSGTLPAARAGEAFARLADVLIRALEAAVAVRFREAYGRLAGAEMAVLAMGKLGGREMTAGSDLDLIVLYDFDAEHPESDGPKPLYGAQYFARLTQRLVSALTTPTNAGQLYEVDLRLRPSGRSGPVATSLPRFEVYQAEEAWTWEHMALTRARVVSASPAFRTRVEAAITEVLRRERDPVRLAEDIRDMRSAIADEKGDEARWDLKYARGGLVDIEFIAQYLVLAHGRAHPAIVETSTLKVITQAAQAGLIAPQDGQLLADTGKLMHDLTQVLRLCIAGAFKPEEASPALRRLLARAGTLPDFSTLEAHLFEAQDAVREAFERILSEPALRQRRRA; this is encoded by the coding sequence ATGGCGGAGAAACACGCCAGCAGGACGCCGGAGCAAGGGAATGTTCGGGCGGCGGACGCGCTGGCGGCAAGCGTGAGGGCGTCGGTCCATGGCAGCCTCGCCGCGCGGCTGCGGCTGGAAAAGGGTTCCCGTATTCCCGCCAAACCGCCGGCCGCGCTGCGCGCGCTGTTCGACGCCGCCGATCCCGCCATCCGTGACCGTCTGGACGCCCTGCTGGCCGCGTATCCCGGCGCACGCGGCGTTCTGGCCCGTGTCGTCGGCCATTCGCCCTTCCTGACGGAACTGATCCGGCTCGACCCGGCGCGCCTTGTCGCCATCCTTGAGAGCGACCCGATGCAAGCCCTCGCCGAGGGCCGCGCCGCGATGCAGGCGGCGGTGGCGGCGAGCACGGAGGATTCAGGGGTGGCAACGGCGTTGCGGCGCCTGCGGGCGCAGAGCGCGCTGACTATCGCGCTCGCTGACATCGGCGATGTGCTCGACCTCACGGCGGTGACGGCCGAGCTCACCGCCACGGCGGACGCGGCCATTGCCGCCGCCACGGATTTCCTGCTGCGCGAGGCCCATGCAGAAGGCAAGCTGCGCCGTGGCGAGGCAGCTGGCTGCGGCTACACGCTGCTCGCCATGGGCAAGCACGGGGCGGGCGAGCTCAACTATTCCAGCGATGTCGACCTGATCGTGCTTTACGACCCCGAGGCGGCGCCGCTGGCCGAGCGTGTCGAGGCGGCGCCCTTCTTCGTCCGGCTCACCCAGCGTCTCGTGCGCCTCATCCAGGAGCGCACGGCCGACGGCTACGTCGCCCGCGTCGATCTGCGCTTGCGCCCCGATCCGGCCTCCACGCCAGTCGCCGTCTCGGTGGAGGCGGCGCTCGATTATTACGAACGCGAGGGCGCGACCTGGGAGCGGGCCGCATACATCAAGGCGCGGCCCATCGCCGGCGACATCGCACTGGGCGAGGCCTTCCTCCGGCAGCTCTCGCCCTTCGTCTGGCGCCGCTCGCTCGACTGGGCGGCGGTGGCCGATGTCCACGCCATGAAGCAGGACATCCATGCCTTTCGCGGCCATGGCGCCATTGCGGTGGAAGGGCACAACGTCAAGCTGGGGCGCGGCGGCATTCGCGAGATCGAGTTCTTCGCCCAGACCCAGCAGCTCATCGCCGGTGGCCGCGACCCGGATCTGCGCACCCCGCGCACGCTGGAAGCTCTGGCCCGCCTCGCCAGGACCGGCTGGATCGGTGAGGAAGCGCGCGCCGAGCTGGACGAGGCCTATCATTTCCTGCGCCGGGTCGAACACCGGCTGCAGATGGTGGCGGACGCGCAGACCCATTCCCTGCCGGAGGACGAGGAGGCGCTGGCCGACTTCGCCCGCTTCATGGGCTACGCCAAGCTCCTTATCTTCGCCCGCGCGCTGACCGAGCGCCTCACCTGCGTGCAGGATCATTATGCCCGCCTGTTCGAGGACGCCCCGCCGCGCGCGGCGGTGGAGGGGCGGCTCGACTTTCCCCCCGAAAAGGACGATCGCGAGACGCTGGCGACGCTGCACAAGCTCGGCTATGCCGAGCCGCTCGCGGCGAGCGCACTGGTGCGCGGCTGGATGGGCGGCGAGTACCGGGCGCTGCGGCCGAAGCACGTCCGCGCCGAGCTCGCCGCCATCGTGCCGCTGCTGCTCGATGCGCTGGCACGCGGCGGGGCGCCCGATGCCGCGCTGATCGCCGCCGATCGCTTTTTCCAGGAGATGCCGACCGCGCTGCGGCTGATGCCGGCGCTGGTTCACAATCCCGACCTCGTGCGCCTGCTCGCCACCATTCTCGGCACCGCGCCGCGCCTTGGCGAGATGCTGGCGCACCGGCCCTCGCTGATCGACGCTCTGCTCGACCCCAGTTTCTTCGGCCCGCTGCCGGACGAGGCGGCGTTGACCGGGCGGCTCGACCGCGAGCTGGAATTTGCCGAGAACGAGGAAGACCTGCTCGACCGCGCCCGCCGCTTCCGGCAGGAGCAGCATGTGCTGATCGGCGTGCGCATCCTCTCCGGCACGCTGCCTGCTGCCCGCGCCGGCGAGGCCTTCGCGCGGCTGGCCGATGTGCTGATCCGCGCGCTGGAGGCGGCGGTGGCGGTGCGCTTCCGCGAGGCCTATGGGCGGCTCGCCGGGGCGGAGATGGCGGTGCTCGCCATGGGCAAGCTGGGCGGGCGGGAGATGACGGCGGGCTCCGATCTCGACCTCATCGTGCTCTATGATTTCGACGCCGAGCACCCTGAGAGCGACGGGCCGAAGCCGCTCTATGGCGCGCAGTACTTTGCCCGTCTCACCCAGCGCCTCGTCAGCGCCCTGACCACCCCGACCAATGCCGGCCAGCTCTATGAGGTGGATCTGCGGCTGCGTCCCTCCGGGCGCTCCGGCCCGGTGGCGACCAGCCTGCCGCGCTTCGAGGTCTATCAGGCGGAGGAGGCATGGACCTGGGAGCACATGGCGCTCACCCGCGCCCGCGTGGTCTCGGCATCCCCGGCCTTCCGTACGCGTGTGGAGGCGGCGATCACCGAGGTGCTGCGCCGCGAGCGCGATCCCGTCCGGCTCGCCGAGGATATTCGCGACATGCGCAGCGCCATCGCCGACGAGAAGGGCGACGAGGCTCGCTGGGATCTGAAATACGCCAGGGGCGGTCTGGTCGATATCGAGTTCATCGCCCAGTATCTCGTCCTCGCCCATGGGCGGGCGCATCCCGCCATCGTCGAGACGTCGACGCTGAAGGTCATCACCCAGGCTGCGCAGGCCGGGCTCATCGCGCCGCAGGACGGACAGCTGCTCGCCGACACCGGCAAGCTTATGCACGATCTCACGCAGGTGCTGCGCCTTTGCATTGCCGGCGCCTTCAAGCCCGAAGAGGCGAGCCCCGCCTTGCGCCGGCTGCTGGCGCGAGCTGGTACGCTGCCGGATTTCTCGACCTTGGAAGCGCATTTGTTCGAGGCGCAGGACGCGGTGCGCGAGGCGTTCGAGCGTATCCTGTCCGAGCCGGCGCTCAGGCAGCGGCGCCGGGCCTGA
- the ccmE gene encoding cytochrome c maturation protein CcmE — protein sequence MTRKGRRLVLISAALGVLGIAAGLVLFALNDTIVFFRAPSEIAAERTAPGTRLRLGGLVKDGSVVRQDNAHVRFVVTDGGADIAVAYAGILPDLFREGQGVIAEGVMEGDGSFRADTVLAKHDEKYMPKEVADALKKQGVWKEGEATQ from the coding sequence ATGACCCGCAAAGGGCGCCGCCTCGTTCTCATCTCCGCCGCGCTCGGCGTGCTCGGCATCGCCGCCGGGCTGGTGCTGTTCGCGCTGAACGACACCATCGTGTTCTTCCGCGCCCCGAGCGAGATCGCCGCCGAGCGCACCGCGCCGGGCACGCGGCTGCGCCTTGGCGGGCTGGTGAAGGACGGGAGCGTGGTGCGGCAGGACAACGCCCATGTGCGCTTCGTCGTCACCGATGGCGGCGCCGACATCGCGGTGGCCTATGCCGGCATCCTGCCGGACTTGTTCCGCGAGGGGCAGGGCGTCATCGCCGAGGGCGTCATGGAGGGTGACGGCAGCTTCCGCGCCGACACCGTGCTCGCCAAGCATGACGAGAAATACATGCCCAAGGAAGTCGCCGACGCGCTGAAGAAACAGGGCGTCTGGAAGGAAGGCGAGGCGACGCAATGA
- a CDS encoding heme lyase CcmF/NrfE family subunit, translated as MNPEIGQYALVLALALAILQTVLPIWGARVGDAALMRTGPALAIGFFGFVALSFAVLTAAYVQSDFSVLNVVENSHSLKPMLYKVTGVWGNHEGSMLLWVLVLAIFGALVALFGSNLPASLKANVLGVQGSIGVAFLLFILLTSNPFARVVPPPAEGQDLNPILQDIGLAIHPPLLYLGYVGFSVTFAFAVAALLDGRIDAAWARWVRPWALAAWAFLTVGIAMGSYWAYYELGWGGWWFWDPVENASLMPWFAGTALIHSAVVMEKRDALKVWTILLAILAFSLSLLGTFLVRSGVLTSVHAFATDPSRGVFILCILIFFIGGSLALYALRAPMLRQGGIFAPISREGALVLNNLLLTAAAAAVLVGTLYPLALESWNGAKITVGPPYFNLTVGALMLPVVFAMPFGPLLAWKRGDLAGAAQRLMVAFGAAILIAGLALYMQGGGPALAPLGMGLAAFIVIGAVVDIAERGAVGRVPAATSLARLRGLPRATWGAAIAHAGVGVCLFGIIAETSWNAERITGVKLGGSFEVGGYELTLARLEPRNGPNYRDLAGIFTIRRGGVEIGTIESSKRIFLARNMPTTEAGIRTFWFSQLYVSLGDELPGGGVGVRAYWKPLVTLIWLGSVVMALGGVLSLSDRRLRVGAPKPAKKPKAVPAPASPVAAE; from the coding sequence ATGAACCCGGAAATCGGCCAATACGCGCTGGTGCTGGCGCTGGCGCTGGCGATCCTGCAGACGGTGCTCCCGATCTGGGGCGCGCGGGTCGGGGACGCGGCGCTGATGCGCACCGGCCCGGCGCTCGCCATCGGGTTCTTCGGCTTTGTCGCGCTGAGCTTCGCGGTGCTGACGGCGGCCTATGTGCAGTCCGATTTCTCGGTGCTGAACGTGGTCGAGAATTCGCACTCGCTCAAACCCATGCTCTACAAGGTTACCGGCGTGTGGGGAAACCATGAGGGCTCGATGCTCCTCTGGGTGCTGGTGCTGGCGATCTTCGGCGCGCTGGTGGCGCTGTTCGGCTCCAACCTTCCCGCGAGCCTGAAGGCCAATGTGCTGGGCGTGCAGGGTTCGATCGGCGTCGCCTTCCTGCTGTTCATCCTGCTCACCTCCAACCCGTTCGCGCGGGTGGTGCCGCCGCCGGCGGAAGGGCAGGATCTGAACCCGATCCTGCAGGATATCGGCCTCGCCATTCACCCGCCGCTGCTCTATCTCGGCTATGTCGGCTTCTCCGTCACCTTCGCCTTCGCCGTCGCCGCGCTGCTTGACGGGCGGATCGACGCCGCCTGGGCGCGCTGGGTCCGGCCCTGGGCGCTCGCCGCCTGGGCCTTCCTCACCGTCGGCATCGCCATGGGCTCCTACTGGGCCTATTACGAGCTCGGCTGGGGCGGCTGGTGGTTCTGGGATCCGGTCGAGAACGCCTCGCTGATGCCGTGGTTCGCCGGCACCGCGCTGATCCATTCCGCCGTGGTGATGGAAAAGCGCGACGCGCTGAAGGTGTGGACCATCCTTCTGGCCATCCTCGCCTTCTCGCTGTCGCTGCTCGGCACCTTCCTGGTGCGCTCGGGCGTGCTGACCTCGGTGCACGCCTTCGCCACTGATCCCTCGCGCGGCGTGTTCATCCTCTGCATCCTGATCTTCTTCATCGGCGGCTCGCTCGCGCTCTATGCGCTGCGCGCACCGATGCTGCGGCAGGGCGGCATCTTCGCGCCGATTTCGCGCGAGGGCGCGCTGGTGCTGAACAATCTGCTGCTCACCGCCGCCGCCGCCGCCGTGCTGGTCGGCACGCTCTACCCGCTGGCGCTGGAATCCTGGAACGGCGCCAAGATCACGGTCGGCCCGCCCTATTTCAACCTGACGGTCGGCGCACTGATGCTGCCCGTTGTGTTCGCCATGCCGTTCGGGCCGCTGCTCGCCTGGAAGCGCGGCGATCTCGCCGGGGCGGCGCAGCGGCTGATGGTGGCTTTCGGCGCCGCCATCCTCATCGCCGGCCTTGCGCTTTACATGCAGGGCGGCGGACCGGCGCTGGCGCCCCTTGGCATGGGCCTCGCGGCCTTCATCGTCATCGGCGCGGTGGTGGACATCGCCGAGCGCGGCGCGGTCGGCCGCGTGCCGGCGGCGACGTCGCTCGCCCGCCTGCGCGGCCTGCCGCGCGCCACCTGGGGCGCGGCCATCGCCCATGCCGGCGTCGGTGTCTGCCTGTTCGGCATCATCGCGGAAACCAGCTGGAACGCCGAGCGCATCACCGGCGTGAAGCTCGGCGGCAGCTTCGAGGTCGGTGGCTATGAGCTGACCCTCGCGCGGCTCGAGCCGCGCAACGGGCCGAATTACCGCGACCTCGCCGGCATCTTCACCATCCGCCGCGGCGGGGTCGAGATCGGCACCATCGAATCCTCCAAGCGCATCTTCCTCGCCCGCAACATGCCGACGACGGAAGCGGGCATCCGCACCTTCTGGTTCAGCCAGCTCTATGTGAGCCTTGGCGATGAACTGCCCGGCGGCGGCGTCGGCGTGCGCGCCTATTGGAAGCCGCTGGTGACGCTGATCTGGCTCGGCTCGGTGGTGATGGCGCTGGGTGGCGTGCTCTCGCTCTCCGACCGCCGCCTGCGGGTCGGCGCCCCCAAGCCCGCCAAGAAGCCGAAAGCCGTCCCAGCCCCGGCGTCGCCGGTGGCGGCGGAGTGA
- a CDS encoding Do family serine endopeptidase: MSRTAPSQPTTSTLRRSRTRLLAGVFTLALAGGAVGGLLLPESVTPANAQISTNQPAGTFSFADIVEKVSPAVVSVKVKKDGDDEVAMNEEGNQNVPPQIERFMRRFGLGPNGPEMGPRRGGPGHGRVVGQGSGFFISADGYVVTNNHVVDGASEVDVTLTDGKTYTAKVVGTDPRTDVALLKVDGKSDFPWVKLAGKAPRVGDWVVAVGNPFGLGGTVTAGIVSARGRDIGSGPYDDFIQIDAPINRGNSGGPTFSLDGDVIGVNTAIVSPSGGNVGIAFAIPSETVLQVVDALKAGGQVARGYVGVQIQPVSDEVAEALELKDAQGALVAQVQPGTPGEKAGLKPGDVVTAIDGEIIKDSREMSREVARKKPGTTINLSVLRDGKTINVPVTLEQLPTDVASNDAAKGGQQEEGGRDVPRLGLSLAPAKGVAGAGDQGVVITEVDPNGPAAERGLKAGDVILDVGGKPVMSPRDVRDGLAAAKKDNRKAVLMRVKSDQGTRFVAISLGDQRG; the protein is encoded by the coding sequence ATGTCGCGCACCGCGCCTTCGCAGCCCACCACTTCCACCCTGCGCCGCAGCCGCACCCGCCTGCTCGCTGGCGTGTTCACCCTCGCCCTTGCCGGCGGCGCCGTTGGCGGCCTCCTGCTGCCGGAGAGCGTGACGCCGGCCAACGCCCAGATCTCCACCAACCAGCCGGCCGGCACCTTCTCCTTCGCCGACATTGTCGAGAAGGTTTCGCCCGCCGTCGTCAGCGTGAAGGTGAAGAAGGATGGCGACGACGAGGTCGCCATGAATGAGGAGGGCAACCAGAACGTTCCCCCGCAGATCGAGCGCTTCATGCGCCGCTTCGGCCTCGGCCCGAACGGTCCGGAAATGGGCCCGCGTCGCGGTGGTCCCGGCCATGGCCGCGTCGTCGGTCAGGGCTCCGGCTTCTTCATCTCGGCCGATGGCTATGTCGTGACCAACAATCACGTGGTCGATGGTGCCTCCGAGGTCGACGTGACCCTCACCGACGGCAAGACCTACACCGCCAAGGTGGTGGGCACCGATCCGCGCACCGACGTGGCGCTGCTGAAGGTCGACGGCAAGTCCGACTTCCCCTGGGTGAAGCTCGCCGGCAAGGCGCCGCGCGTGGGTGACTGGGTGGTCGCGGTCGGCAACCCGTTCGGCCTCGGCGGCACCGTCACCGCGGGCATCGTCTCGGCGCGTGGCCGCGACATCGGCTCGGGCCCCTATGACGACTTCATCCAGATCGACGCCCCGATCAACCGCGGCAATTCCGGTGGCCCGACCTTCAGCCTCGACGGCGACGTGATCGGCGTGAACACCGCCATCGTCTCGCCCTCGGGCGGCAATGTCGGCATCGCCTTCGCCATCCCCTCGGAGACCGTGCTGCAGGTGGTGGACGCGCTGAAGGCCGGTGGCCAGGTCGCGCGCGGTTATGTCGGCGTGCAGATCCAGCCGGTGAGCGACGAGGTCGCCGAGGCGCTGGAGCTCAAGGATGCGCAGGGTGCGCTTGTTGCCCAGGTGCAGCCCGGCACTCCCGGCGAGAAGGCTGGCCTCAAGCCCGGTGACGTGGTGACCGCCATTGACGGCGAGATCATCAAGGACTCCCGCGAAATGTCCCGCGAGGTCGCCCGCAAGAAGCCCGGCACGACGATCAACCTCAGCGTGCTGCGCGACGGCAAGACCATCAACGTGCCGGTCACGCTGGAGCAGCTCCCCACCGACGTCGCCTCGAACGACGCTGCCAAGGGTGGCCAGCAGGAGGAAGGCGGCCGCGACGTGCCGCGTCTCGGCCTCAGCCTCGCCCCGGCCAAGGGTGTCGCCGGCGCCGGCGACCAGGGCGTGGTCATCACCGAAGTCGACCCGAACGGCCCGGCGGCCGAGCGTGGCCTGAAGGCTGGCGATGTCATCCTCGACGTCGGCGGCAAGCCGGTGATGAGCCCGCGTGACGTGCGCGACGGCCTCGCCGCCGCCAAGAAGGACAACCGTAAGGCCGTGCTGATGCGCGTGAAGTCCGATCAGGGCACCCGCTTCGTCGCGATCTCGCTGGGCGACCAGCGCGGCTGA
- a CDS encoding DUF2283 domain-containing protein, producing the protein MKLKYDPEANALYVRFSTGDVVESEEVSPGVILDYDEAGHILALELLQAREKLSPEVLTEAAE; encoded by the coding sequence ATGAAGCTCAAATATGATCCGGAGGCGAACGCGCTCTATGTGCGTTTCAGCACGGGGGATGTCGTCGAAAGCGAAGAGGTCTCGCCCGGAGTCATCCTCGACTATGACGAGGCCGGGCATATCCTCGCGCTGGAGCTGCTGCAGGCGCGTGAGAAGCTCTCGCCGGAAGTGTTGACGGAGGCGGCGGAGTGA